In Edaphobacter dinghuensis, one genomic interval encodes:
- the mnmE gene encoding tRNA uridine-5-carboxymethylaminomethyl(34) synthesis GTPase MnmE, with product MSEFVNDTIVAISTPPGRGGIGVVRLSGALARAIAEPLLRLRHPLAAGQARFAEILDIEKKDKTRSEEAREVLDEAVVTYFAGPHSYTSEDVVEIAAHGSPVLLDYLVRACIAGGARLAEPGEFTQRAFLAGRLDLTQAEAVHDLIESTTLHQARVAAQQLGGALSRRVAPVKEQLVHLIATLEAGIDFAEDDIDLLPNEAMAAQMEEIAASLEALEKTFGYGRIVRDGFTLAIVGRPNAGKSSLFNRLIERDRAIVTAMPGTTRDLVTERVSLDGIPLELVDTAGLREATDEAETIGIGKSREAMAEADMVLLVLDGTEALHAEDVAAMAAHETRPLLIACNKCDLAPEVSLPNERHRVIKTSALTGEGIAELRSAIVALMTSGAPGGETALLTNIRQQQAVSASLAAVKQARAAVDNAVPHEMILLDLYEALEALDGLTGATTTDDILHLIFSTFCIGK from the coding sequence ATGAGTGAGTTTGTGAATGACACGATTGTGGCGATCTCGACGCCGCCGGGGCGCGGAGGCATTGGCGTGGTTCGGTTGTCCGGTGCGCTTGCTCGTGCGATTGCTGAGCCGCTGCTGCGGCTGCGGCATCCGTTGGCGGCGGGGCAGGCGCGGTTTGCCGAGATACTCGATATAGAAAAAAAAGATAAGACGCGATCGGAAGAAGCGCGTGAGGTTTTGGATGAGGCGGTCGTTACTTATTTTGCGGGGCCGCACTCATACACGAGCGAAGATGTTGTCGAGATAGCGGCGCATGGTTCGCCGGTGTTGCTCGATTATCTGGTGCGTGCGTGTATCGCGGGCGGAGCGCGTCTAGCGGAGCCGGGGGAGTTTACGCAGCGTGCGTTTCTTGCGGGCCGCCTCGACCTGACGCAGGCCGAGGCGGTGCACGATCTGATTGAGTCGACGACGCTGCACCAGGCGCGGGTGGCGGCACAGCAGCTTGGGGGTGCGTTGTCGCGCAGGGTGGCTCCGGTTAAGGAGCAGTTGGTGCATCTGATTGCGACGCTTGAGGCGGGGATTGATTTTGCCGAGGACGATATCGATCTGTTGCCGAACGAGGCGATGGCTGCGCAGATGGAGGAGATTGCGGCTTCGCTGGAGGCGCTGGAGAAGACGTTCGGCTATGGGCGCATCGTTCGCGACGGATTTACGCTGGCGATTGTGGGCAGGCCGAATGCGGGCAAGTCGTCGCTGTTCAATCGGCTGATTGAGCGCGACCGCGCGATTGTGACGGCGATGCCGGGGACGACGCGCGATCTGGTGACGGAGCGGGTCTCGCTCGATGGCATACCGCTGGAGCTGGTGGATACGGCGGGGCTGCGCGAAGCGACCGATGAGGCAGAGACCATCGGCATCGGCAAATCGCGTGAGGCGATGGCCGAGGCGGATATGGTGTTGCTGGTGCTTGATGGCACGGAGGCGCTGCACGCCGAGGATGTGGCTGCGATGGCTGCGCATGAGACGCGGCCTCTGCTGATTGCGTGCAACAAGTGTGATCTTGCGCCGGAGGTGTCGCTGCCGAACGAACGGCATCGCGTGATTAAGACTTCGGCGTTGACTGGTGAGGGCATTGCGGAGCTTCGCAGCGCCATTGTTGCGTTGATGACGAGTGGCGCGCCGGGTGGGGAGACGGCGCTGTTGACGAACATTCGCCAGCAGCAGGCGGTTTCGGCTTCGCTGGCGGCAGTGAAGCAAGCACGGGCCGCGGTCGATAACGCAGTGCCGCATGAGATGATTCTGCTGGATCTTTATGAGGCGCTCGAGGCGCTCGATGGGCTGACGGGAGCTACTACTACGGACGATATTCTTCATTTGATCTTCAGTACGTTTTGTATTGGGAAGTGA